A section of the Salvelinus sp. IW2-2015 linkage group LG7, ASM291031v2, whole genome shotgun sequence genome encodes:
- the LOC111966188 gene encoding large ribosomal subunit protein eL32, whose product MAALRPLTKPKIVKKRVKKFIRHQSDRYVKVAKSWRKPRGIDNRVRRRFKGQMLMPNIGYGSNKKTKHMLPSGFRKFLVHNIKELEVLMMSNKTHAAEIAHNVSSKNRKLIVERAAQLAIKITNPNARLRSEENE is encoded by the exons ATGGCAGCCCTCCGACCTCTTACCAAGCCGAAGATTGTCAAGAAGAGGGTTAAGAAGTTCATTCGCCATCAGTCTGACAGATATGTCAAGGTYGCG AAAAGCTGGCGTAAGCCCAGGGGTATTGACAACAGAGTCCGCAGGCGGTTTAAGGGCCAGATGCTGATGCCCAACATCGGTTATGGTAGCAACAAGAAGACCAAGCACATGCTGCCCTCTGGCTTCAGGAAGTTCCTGGTGCACAACATCAAGGAGCTTGAGGTCCTCATGATGAGCAACAA GACCCATGCTGCTGAGATCGCCCACAACGTGTCTTCCAAGAACAGGAAGCTGATTGTGGAGAGAGCAGCCCAGCTGGCCATCAAGATCACCAACCCCAATGCCAGACTCCGCAGCGAGGAGAACGAGTGA
- the LOC111966186 gene encoding glutamate receptor-interacting protein 2-like isoform X1, translating into MADRVICGKGRMANPKLITLAFSQTESMRKGGGKRRMFSFSLRCRLGIIRGRTKDDGPYSKGSKDSGGTDHALTSRRRSINKEEYWGMTTLDLIKREGSSLGLTISGGSDKDGKPRVSNLRPGGLAARSDQLNVGDYIKSVNGINLSKLRHDEIISLLKNIGERVFLEVDYELPPFVQNTPTSVIVKTIEVCLYKEGNSFGFVMRGGFHEDWHRSRPLVVTYVRPGGPADR; encoded by the exons ATGGCAGACAGAGTAATATGTGGAAAGGGACGCATGGCCAACCCAAAGCTCATCACCCTGGCCTTCTCTCAGACAGAGTCCATGAGGaaaggagggggaaagaggaggatgtTCTCCTTTTCACTCCGTTGTCGGCTCGGGATCATCAGAGGGAGGACCAAAG ACGATGGGCCATACTCTAAGGGCAGCAAGGACTCTGGAGGAACCGACCATGCCCTTACCTCCAGGAGACGCAGTATTAATAAAG AGGAATACTGGGGCATGACCACGTTGGACCTGATAAAAAGGGAGGGCAGCAGCCTGGGCCTCACCATCTCCGGGGGGTCCGATAAGGACGGCAAGCCCAGAGTGTCAAACCTGCGGCCAGGTGGGCTAGCTGCCAG GAGTGACCAGCTGAATGTGGGAGACTACATCAAGTCCGTGAACGGCATCAACCTGTCCAAGCTCCGCCACGATGAGATCATCAGCCTGCTGAAGAACATAGGAGAGCGTGTGTTTCTGGAAGTGGATTACGAACTACCTCCTTTTG TCCAGAACACTCCCACAAGTGTTATAGTTAAGACTATAGAGGTGTGCCTATACAAGGAGGGCAACAGCTTTGGATTCGTCATGAGAG GAGGGTTCCATGAAGACTGGCACAGGTCTCGTCCTCTGGTAGTGACCTACGTACGGCCCGGGGGTCCAGCTGATAGGTAA
- the LOC111966186 gene encoding glutamate receptor-interacting protein 2-like isoform X2, whose amino-acid sequence MLCGLRREAKNSSIDDGPYSKGSKDSGGTDHALTSRRRSINKEEYWGMTTLDLIKREGSSLGLTISGGSDKDGKPRVSNLRPGGLAARSDQLNVGDYIKSVNGINLSKLRHDEIISLLKNIGERVFLEVDYELPPFVQNTPTSVIVKTIEVCLYKEGNSFGFVMRGGFHEDWHRSRPLVVTYVRPGGPADR is encoded by the exons ATGCTTTGTGGTCTGAGGAGAGAGGCGAAGAACAGCAGCATCG ACGATGGGCCATACTCTAAGGGCAGCAAGGACTCTGGAGGAACCGACCATGCCCTTACCTCCAGGAGACGCAGTATTAATAAAG AGGAATACTGGGGCATGACCACGTTGGACCTGATAAAAAGGGAGGGCAGCAGCCTGGGCCTCACCATCTCCGGGGGGTCCGATAAGGACGGCAAGCCCAGAGTGTCAAACCTGCGGCCAGGTGGGCTAGCTGCCAG GAGTGACCAGCTGAATGTGGGAGACTACATCAAGTCCGTGAACGGCATCAACCTGTCCAAGCTCCGCCACGATGAGATCATCAGCCTGCTGAAGAACATAGGAGAGCGTGTGTTTCTGGAAGTGGATTACGAACTACCTCCTTTTG TCCAGAACACTCCCACAAGTGTTATAGTTAAGACTATAGAGGTGTGCCTATACAAGGAGGGCAACAGCTTTGGATTCGTCATGAGAG GAGGGTTCCATGAAGACTGGCACAGGTCTCGTCCTCTGGTAGTGACCTACGTACGGCCCGGGGGTCCAGCTGATAGGTAA